The genomic region ACACAGATAAATGGTTATAAATGTgaatggtgaaattttttggaacctcaaattaacataattaatgaacttttaaaattataaaaattatacaatatttttggaaacaccctcaagtatcttcactgaaaatttcaaatcgatccgacgtctagataaaaagttattaagtcttaagtacaggaaaacggaatctctcatacaaaatgtatggactacccgggtagtccggttgaacgtttgaggggtatcaaccgaaaaacgcaaataaaaattatttaaattccttggaaatttttttttcttcagcaaaacgatagaaaatgagtttttctaggcattctaaaaatttcatgccgatacgtcaatccaatcaaaagttagaacaaaacaaaactctaaaaactacccgggtaggcggttgaacgggtgacggttaatGTAGAATTCTGTGCAAAGGAGCGGTTTGTAGTcctttttaaaactatttaaactTATTCAGGCTTTTAGAAATCTCTATCTGAATCTTATAGATGAATTTATCTCGCAGAACAGTTTAGTTGCTCTATGAAAGGTTTACAGCACAACACTACTGTATAGATAGGGTTGTTTACGTTGAAAGTAAACACATCTTCCGCACAAATTCGGGCAATAGAATTCTTAAACcaaaaatatggaaaagaTCTATAaggcaaaattgaaaaaggtgGTGCAAGTGTGGTATGCGCTGGCTGAGTTCCAGCAGGAGCTGTATCCTGAAAATTCCGCCGGCACTAGTAAAGTTGAGTCGGGCGATATAACTTTGGAAGAGATTGGATTATCCGTGAATGCTGGGGAATTCGAAAACCTTCTACAGTCCGTTGATATTGAACAGCATCTCGCTAGTCCCAAGGATCTGCCGGTGAGCACATTTCATCCATCCAAGGCATGCACTCAATCGCTAATTACAAAAGTTCCGAAAAAAGCCATGCAATTCAACTGTGTTCAGCGCGCAGTCGAAACGCAAGAGAGTAAGGCGAAACGAAATAAAGCGGTGAAACTTCGATACAACCGGCACAAGTATATGGATAACAAGCAGTACTCGGAGCTTGATGATTTGGTTCCGTATAGAGAAATGTTGCTCCAACTTCGGTTCTATGAGCCATTCAAGTACAAAGTTGGCCGTGCTTTGGGTCACCCGAAGTTCAGTCAGGAATACTACGTTCTCAGCTCACAGTATTTGACCGCCTTGAAAGATAAGATTCTTTGCAAATGCGATGATGGGCCTTATTATGATATCAGTAATACGGGAGCACAACCAAACGAGCAGGATGCTCAGCCGATGCCAAAGTCTGGATTTTTCTTTATACACGATACATTCTACAACGACCTGCGGGAAGAATCAAACTATGACTATTCGGAAGTAGTCCGGAAGTGGGCTGAACGACAGCAGATGATAGGTGAGCTACGGTCTGCACGGATGGAAGATACACGCTTTGGAGATCTGAAATTTCGCATTGGATATCCTCAGGTAGGATCgcctttatttttaatgcccTATTGTCGTGTACAGTAAATATTGGTTTATTCTCGTTTCAGCTTTATCAGCATCAAGGGAATTGCGAGCATATTTTTGTGGTTTCCGATTGCCGCTTGCTGACGCCTTCCGATGTGCTATCAAGCGCTCGTTATCCCATTTTAAACTCCTTTAGTTTTCCCCGTGATGTTCCATGCAACATATGTGGACACACCGAAGCGCAGTTTATCCTAAAAAATAGCAACCGACACATTTTCGATCCGGCTTACATATGCGGTGCTTGCTTAGAATCGTACCATTACAAGGACGGTCAAAAGATAGGAGAGTTCGAGCTATATAAATTTTCGGGCACAAAATTTACTTTGAAAGACGATGAAACAGCGCTTTCTGATTCGAACGAGTAATAAAGAACTAAGATTACTCAAGAGATTACTTAACTTTACATTTATTGGGAGCGTGTCGTATCACACTTGACATGGCTTGCttcacttgtgtttttccaaCTGTGCACGCAGCTGCTGGTTGAAGTCATTCTCGACATTGTCGTCATCCCAATTATCCTCCCACACGCTAAGCTCTTCTTCGTCCTCCTTATTACCAACCCAATCTGAAACAAGAAACAATAGATCAGTAAGTTGCAATGGAGCAGCACTTCGAAAGATCCGGCATCAGCTTGCTATGGCAAAAATGGGTAACCTACCTTCCGCGGGGAACTCCTCAAACTCGTCGTCTTCTTCGAGCAAACCGAGGTCCAGCTTAGGTTTatctttgttttccttgtccGACATGATGAATgcttaatttgtttgaaaattgaattgaaattgtttcgaTGAGCTTGCTTTTCGTGAACGTCCGACATGCACGACGGAATGACGAATCAAAACAACTCAATGAGCGTGGTTAGTGTTGGCAgcatcgggattcggaagactTGACAGATTCAAAGGAttggatcccatttgacaGATTCGGATCAGATTTGATTCACTTGGGATTTGAgtcagatttgatttgatatCGAAGTCGCCTTTTCAGAGATGTATAAAAGAAGCATTTCTAAACGTCGGAATCGATTTTCGATCTCATCGAATTATGAATGGGTTTGAATCGAATGATTCAAATCCCACAGGGAATTGATTATCCCATCACTACACATTGTAACTAACTGCTAGttaccgcgtgactacattaagcgtaccataccaaaaacctgGTACGGTCTAGTGACAGCTTACCAGTGACGATGGTGcgatagaaagagagaaaaatcgtTTTTTACCACCTGAGCCGCAGCAGTTATAACTGCTAGTTACAATTTGAACCGTCGGTTCGTTCCATAATCAAGTCATCGGAGAGGTTCAACAGGttcgttttatatttatttatatatccAAATAAACCCTTCGATAAATGAAATGAttgaaattacttaaaaataagGACAAATACTAACTTGTTCACTATACAGGTATGATTAGTTAACGGAAGCGGGTACACAAAGATGTTTCCACAAATTCCATAATACTCCTGAAGGATAAGAAAATTATATCTCAAAAAGGATACATTGATGGTAGAAATTTCTTTATGGAAGTTTCCCTGGTATGTGATCCCATTTATAGTTGCAGATTCAATAATATCCTTGAAGGATAAACTGATAATCTTTCAAGGAGATTATAAACATCCAGCTATAAAAAATCTCAAACTATAGCATTGGATAATTCGAGCAAATCTCCTTTTTGTAGCAGAACCCACGAAGGGTTGTAAATATATATCACAAAATGTAGAATTGTCGTGGGAATGTCCTAGAATAATTGTTTTCCCCTCGAAAACAGGATTTTCCACAGGGAATTTATGGTAGAAAATTTGTGGTGGCCATTGCCCTGGTGTATGTGATCATATTTACATGCTGGACATTCCATAATACCCttgaagaataaataatgtaTATCTCAAATTATAGCAAAGGATGGCTCGTGAAAATTATccttgaaaatttgttttcattatgaAAAAAGGATATCCCACAGGACATTTGTaggatatttttcattatGGCATTTTCCCTGGTACATGTGATCCCATTTATAACTGAACATTCAATGATATCCTTGAAGGATAAACTGATAATCTTTCACGGATATTATTGAACATCCAGCTATACATAATCTCAAACTATAGCATTGGATAATTCGAGCAAATCTCCTTTTTGTAGCAGAACCCTCGAGGGGTTGTAAATATATATCACAAAATGTAGAATTGTCGTGGGAATGTCCTAGAATAATTGTTTTCCCCTCGAAAACAGGATTTTCCACAGGGAATTTATGGTAGAAAATTTGTTATGGCCATTGCCCTGGTGTATGTGATCATATTTACATGCTGGACATTCCATAATACCCttgaagaataaataatgtaTATCTCAAAT from Anopheles coustani chromosome 3, idAnoCousDA_361_x.2, whole genome shotgun sequence harbors:
- the LOC131271681 gene encoding 26S proteasome complex subunit SEM1 yields the protein MSDKENKDKPKLDLGLLEEDDEFEEFPAEDWVGNKEDEEELSVWEDNWDDDNVENDFNQQLRAQLEKHK
- the LOC131271680 gene encoding snRNA-activating protein complex subunit 3 — translated: MEKIYKAKLKKVVQVWYALAEFQQELYPENSAGTSKVESGDITLEEIGLSVNAGEFENLLQSVDIEQHLASPKDLPVSTFHPSKACTQSLITKVPKKAMQFNCVQRAVETQESKAKRNKAVKLRYNRHKYMDNKQYSELDDLVPYREMLLQLRFYEPFKYKVGRALGHPKFSQEYYVLSSQYLTALKDKILCKCDDGPYYDISNTGAQPNEQDAQPMPKSGFFFIHDTFYNDLREESNYDYSEVVRKWAERQQMIGELRSARMEDTRFGDLKFRIGYPQLYQHQGNCEHIFVVSDCRLLTPSDVLSSARYPILNSFSFPRDVPCNICGHTEAQFILKNSNRHIFDPAYICGACLESYHYKDGQKIGEFELYKFSGTKFTLKDDETALSDSNE